The Juglans regia cultivar Chandler chromosome 16, Walnut 2.0, whole genome shotgun sequence nucleotide sequence gaaaacaactaAGTCTGAAgtcaaataacataaataagtAACCATGACATCATCTTTGAAAGGAATGAATAATGGCAATCATCGTGGAATGGGAGATATTTAATAGAAGCACACAAACTTGTGCACAAACTTGTGTCCTTAGAAAGTGCACCGACCTTCGCAGGGTCAGCTACAAATATCCTTGAGATCAAATGGTGGCACTCTGGAGATATATGAACATAGTCAGGAATTGAGTACTGAACATTCAAAATTCTCTGCAAAGACATCAAATCATTTTAGCCAAGCATTCAATCTAGCTATAACACATTTACCAAAAATAAGGTCCAATAATTTACCTGAATTGTCTTGCGGAAGTTTTTAGGCTCCCCAGGATCCTCAAAAGGGTATGCACCCACCAGCATAACATATAAGGTCACCCCACAAGACCACACATCTGCAATCTGTATTTATCCCAGCAGCAAACTAGTTAAGTATAtggaaatataattttgaatgcaagtgtaaaatagaaaatatatacttcATCCAATGATTATCATGAAATTATGTGACATCTAACGGAGTACTTTGTCAGGAAGCCCACCACACAACCATGGCaacattttattaattcaataCTGAGCAAATCTTGGGAGAAAATATGCCAAGGGGAAAAGTAGGGTCGAAGGTTCTTTGTGAACAGCCCTATTGTCTAATGTCCCCCCTCACCAGACAAAACTTAAATCTTGTCTCTTGCCTGTCCAATATTTGTGTGGcacattattttatcattttacttgGACCACTCCATTAGCCCCACTCCATTAGCCCCAATCCTATGTCTTCTGAAGACTGCAGAAACCATACATTGAGAGCAAAATGCAAATCAATCAGAAATGAGGAAAAAACTTTTAGAGCATAATGATTTATTTCTGTCagttgaagttttttatttgtgtGTGCGCGTGCACGCGCATGTGCGGACCAATATAGAGACCAGTTCTTACAATGAGAGCAAAAATAATGAGGCTTTCCCACCTTGTAGGAGTGTCTGCATTATAAGGTGAAAATTTGTACTTTAGAACAGTCTGCtttattaattaacaaaaaaacaatcggggaagaagaagggagTTATCTGCCAAAACAAAGGCAAATATCTGAATCTTGTCTAATAGCCAATAAAATTCTTTCCAAGGTGAACCTAGTTGTAACCTCTGGGAATGCAAGTGGAGTCATCATAGATTTCAGGGGAGAAGTTGGATCCAAATTAagttaagaatataaaatattagaatcACCAAAAATACATTTGGTGGAtgttaagaagaaaatatctaattaaaaagAGTGGTGCAGTAGCTCAAAACTTTGACTTTATTAATGGTGAAAACTCGGATACAAACAGGTGAATCATGTCAATATATAGGGTTCCTGAAAGGCAGAAACCAACTTAAAGCCAtaagctaattttttttttttttttataattaaagccATAAGCTAATATGATAATAACAATTACAATACCTGATAAGCAATAAAATATAGTTGGATAGAATTTATTTCCACAGCGTCTTTTGACTGATCATATCCATAAGTAGTAATATTACCTTGCCATCATATTCTTTCTTAAGTAACACTTCAGGAGCAATATATGCAGGAGTGCCAACAGTTGATTTTGGTTGTGAATGCAGCACTGAGGACTGGGGAAAAAAGACGAGTCTAAATATGAagatattgataataaataatGGAACAAACAAAGACAAAGATACAATAGATAAAACCAACAAATTGCCACATTACTGAACCAACATACTGTTAAAGAAGAGgcaaatatattttagttatatcACTAGTCACTGTCAGGAAAATACCACAAGAGATGTCCATCAATACATGTATAAACAATCAAATTACAAGCCTATGATGAAGTTCTGAAGTATGTCAGGTTTCAAACGCAAAGACCAGAGCTTTCGAAAAGGCAACAGAGTTGTACAAAATAATAGGCAAAAGgccaaaaacaagaaaacataccTTGGAGTACCCAAAATCACAAATCTTTAGGCGAGGAGCAGGACTTCCATCCAATAAAGTGTTCTCTAATTTCAAGTCACGATGGCATACTTGCTTCATAAGAGATATGGAGAGAAATCAAGCTGAGACATATAGTGGTATCCTCTtaagataaatattatcaaaCTTAATTCACGTACCATTGCGTGACAGTAGCTAACTCCTGATATAAGTTGCTGGAAGAAGAAGCGTGCCTGCAACACAAGACAAGAAAACAATAAGCAATGAGTACAGGGTTACCGTCATAAACAAAATCAATGCAGTGGATAAGAACCTCATCCTCACTGAACCGCCCAGCATTGCAGATCCGTTCAAAGAGCTCTCCTCCAGACGCATATTCCATCACGATAGCTAGATGAGTTGGTGTTAATATGACCTATAGTCACATCTTAATGTTAATGAATTTCAGAATAGTCTCTAGGGAAGAAAATATGATAAGATATTGGGATTGAAGAAACCTCTTTGAATCTGACAATATTGGGATGCCTCAATGATCTGTGGTTTATAATTTCCCGTTGTACATTCTCATCTATCTGTTAACACAATACAAAAGGCGGGTAAGATACAATAACAAACAGAAATCCAAAGAAGTTCCAAGACTTTAAGCACAACACGACACTATATTTGCAAAGCATATTCAGACATGGTCTGTAGCCTATATCAAAGGGGACTGCACGACAGTCTCagccaccacaatccaacaaaaGGATAGAAATAGGGCTTCAGTTGCCATGAAATATATACAATGAGATCTTGAACAATTACATAGCATGTCCTACTGTTTGCATTATAAATAAGATTAGTTTTACAAGTTTATCACTACTTGAATAAAAATTTGTGATCGAATAAGATggtttaaattttcaaaactgtttTATAGAGAGTATAAATGCAGGGCAGTTAAGGCATCAAATGAAATTCTAATTCatttatataactaaataaGATCTGCTTTAAGACCCTCAGATCTTAATAATTTGGACACAGCCCTTTCAATTGGGAACCCAATGAACTATACAGAGCCGAATAGCATACAACATGAACAAGACAGTCCACGTaggtttgtaaaagttgaaactcaattttttttttttttataataaacaatattattgatAAGAATAgacaaagcccaagtacacaaaatgTTATACAAGAGAcaaagacctatctaggtcgcagaagtgaaaacaagaaaatcatgtaaattgtggccattaaaatctatagctatggcccaaagaaataaagtatgGAAAAATAACGATCAAAGCTCCTCTATTGtccgctccttatcttcaaatgtcCATCGTTACGCTCtcgccatatgcaccacataatacagatagggatcatcttccacacgcCTTTGATTTGTGTATCACCTCCTAGACATGTCCAACTGGCCAATAACTCAACCACAATGGCAGGTATTACCCAATTTAACTCTACTCGGCTTAACACTTCGATTCACAAAGCTctagctgtctcacaatgtagcAAGAAATGATCCATTGACTCGCtagctttcttgcacatacaacaccaatctaagATAACGACCCAgcgcttcctcaaattatcagttGTCAGTATCTTGCCTAGAGCAGCTGTCCAAGTGAAAAAGAGTAAGGGATTTATAATAGGATCGAACCGAGAAAACTCCCTTACCTGCAAGTGTCGACCACAACTTATCATCTCGTATTCCATTCAGCTTGACGGAATACACTAGGCTGAAAAAAGCATCAAATTTGTCTACTTCCTAGTCTTGGGCCGCTCTACTGAAGGTGACGTTCTATTGGACTTGGTCCCCGATCGATCCATGAGGTCCGCCACTGAAGCTTCTTGGTCACATGCCAACCGGAAGACGGATGGAAATGAGTCCTTTAGAGCCTCATCCCCATACCATAGgtccctccaaaattttatccaaGTGCCCGCACCCAACACAAATTTGGCATGGCAAGTAAACACCCCCCACCCTCGTCTAATGTGCTTCCAAATCCCCACTCCATAGGCCCCGTTTTTCTCTCTAGTACACCATCCCCCCACATACTTCCATGTTTGCAATCAACCACCAATTTCCATAGGGCTTCCGGTTCCATATTATATCTCCATAAACACTTCCCGAGTGGCGAGTAGGGCTCGATTGAAAGTTCTCATATTTTTAATCCTCAATCCACCAGAAGGAATTGGCCTACACACATTGTCCCAACTGACTAAGACCTCGTTTGTTtcgcaaatgagatgagataagatgagttgagattaaagttaaaaaattgaataaaatattgttagaatatatttttttaatattatttttattttagaatttgaaaaagttgaattgtttattttattttgtatgagaatttgagaaatttgtaattattagatgagttgagaagtttcctaaaaacaaacgaggcctaattgGAACTTGAATTCATCCCACATCgcactccataagaaatcacgATGAAGTTTTTCAATCTTATTCGCCACACAAGCTGgaattgaaaataaagacaaaataaGTTTGTAAGTTAGAAAAAGTATTCTTGATCAAAGTCACACAGCCTCCTTTCAACAAGTAACATCTCTTTCATCCTGTCAATTTTCGTTTTATCTTCTCGATAACTGTATCCCAAATAGAAAGAGCCCATGAGATTGCCCCCAACGgcaatcccaaatatttcataggaagagaAGTGACCTTACACCCAAGTGTGCAAGCCAAATGCCGAGTGTTGCTGGCATTCCAAACCAGCACTAGCTCTGATTTATCAAAGTTTACTCTCAAGCCTGACACTGCTTTGAAGCATAATAAGAGTGCCTTCAGTGCCCTGAGTTGGTTTTGACCTGCCTCGCAGAAAATTAAcatgtcatctgcaaataatagaTGAGAAATAGATATGCAGCCCCTATTGGGGTCACCTACTGAAAATCTAGCCACAAAACTGTTTCTAACCATGGCCAATAGCATCCGATTAAGGGCTCCATAATAACAACAAAGAGAAGTGAGAACAgcggatctccttgtctcaggCCACAAGAACTGCTAAAGAAACCAGCTGAGCTGCCATTAATCAGAACTGAAAACTTTGCCTTTGAGATGCACCATCTAATCCACGTacaccatctctccccaaatCCACATCTCTCCaataaaaagtgaaagaaatcTCAATTCACGTGATTGTATGTTTTTTTCATGTCTAGTTTACAAATAATCCCTACAATCCCAGACCTTAATCTCctatccagacattcattgACTATAAGGACTGAATCCAGAATTTGACGACcccttacaaatgcattttgcgGCTTCGTAATTATCTTACCTAAAGCCTCCCCTAACCTGTTTGCAAACacctttaaaataattttgtacacACCATTGATGAGACTAATGGACCTATAATCTTTCACCTCTGAAGCTCCGCTCTTCTTTGGGATCAAAgcaataaaagtaatatttaggcttttctcaaactttccaacTGAAAACTATTCCTGAAACACGTTCATCATACCCATGGAGAAACCGTCTGGACCTGGTGCTTTGTCGTAAGAGGAATGAAACTGGAGGTCTTTGATGTAGTAAGAGGAATGAAACTCAAAAATAAGTTTCTGGAATCTTTAAATTACTTCTGTGTCATAGAAGTGAACCCTCTACAATTCAGATATTAGACAAGCAACACTATGTTATAGAACTTATTTCATCCAGTACATACTCTCTCGGAACaagcacacacacatatttagGAACCCACCAACCCCACAATCTGGTACACCAACATCACAGACACACACCACTAATTAAGAAACCCATTAATCCTCAAAAGCCACCAATTTGATAAAGCAGTCGATCCACTAGAATGCAACTGAAGCCAAATCCAAATAATGTCAAAGGGAATCAATCAATAGGCCATAAAATCAAAGTTGCCAGTCTTAAAGCATTAAGAATCCAATAATGCACATTATTcccatatgaaaaagaaaaagaaatataactCAATTTTAACTACCcagaaacaaaatacatataCCAAGTAATGAGCAGGTACTGTATAGAATAACCAATATAAACTCAAGGACCAAGACCCCAATAAAGCACTCAATTCCTTTACAACATAAACACGGACACATCGAAGTAAACAAAATATAGAAATCTCATTGATCCTCAAGCCCCAAAAGCCCGATAATCCACTCAATTACCACGAGAACTATGGAATTGAGTTCAAATCAAACACTACCAACCAAAGGCCAAGTAATAAGCACTGTAGGGAAAACCCATTAATCCCCAAGGACCAAACTCCCAATATAAcaattcctttttttaaaaaaataaaacagtcaAATCCTCAAATTtgccattaaaaaaagaaacttaaattGAGCTCgaatttaaacacaaacaaacgaaaagaagagaaagaattGATTTCAGGCACTAACCTTCTCACCTCTCTCGATGTACTTCACGGCGACCAGCTCCTCGCTCTGCTTGTCCCTCATCAGCCTGGCCACCCCGAAATTCCCAGACCCAATATCTTTCACCAGTTCGTACCGATCGCTATTGTGCATGATCGGCATGTCCATGCTCGGCCCCACCGTGATCGCCGACCGAttcatctctgtctctctcgctGTCTCTCAAAAAGCCAAGCACTAAAGCACAAGCTTTAGCTCCTCTCTCACACGCATACACATTATATCATTGTGGCAAATGGTTAAGTGAGAGGTAGCCAAAACAAAACCCGAATCAAGATCGGGCTGTAAGAGGGGCGGTGACGTGGCCCGAAATGAGCCGAAGGATTGAAGAGAAGCTGGTGAGCGGACGAAAGAGACTGGAAAATAGGCTGGAGCCCGTGAAGCTATACCCACCCCCCACACCACAACACAACTGGTTCAGGTCCTTAGGATTCCGATATTTTTAGAGTTGCAGAGATATAGAAAGAGCCGGTGACGGAGTTagtgacctctctctctctctctctgagttctGTTccctctctactctctctctctctctcactggtTTTTTATCCAGAGAGCCCTTCGGAAGTTGGCAGGGTCTGAGAGAAGGGTAAAGTgagatttttgtatttaatatatattttcttggtctcaAAATGAGGGCAAATATTTCGTGAGTCCCGCTGCGTACAGTCGAGATTGCGGAGGCAAGGTGTACTAAATACTAATACCGTATTACGTGGTGCGCTGTCGTcagtttcaataaataaataaataaattctatttataatcatGAGAAATtgcaatataattttattgataaatataggtaaaaaaatatataattttaattttaaattttttttaaatataattgtatgaATTTACAT carries:
- the LOC108979915 gene encoding serine/threonine-protein kinase SRK2E-like — encoded protein: MNRSAITVGPSMDMPIMHNSDRYELVKDIGSGNFGVARLMRDKQSEELVAVKYIERGEKIDENVQREIINHRSLRHPNIVRFKEVILTPTHLAIVMEYASGGELFERICNAGRFSEDEARFFFQQLISGVSYCHAMQVCHRDLKLENTLLDGSPAPRLKICDFGYSKSSVLHSQPKSTVGTPAYIAPEVLLKKEYDGKIADVWSCGVTLYVMLVGAYPFEDPGEPKNFRKTIQRILNVQYSIPDYVHISPECHHLISRIFVADPAKRITIPEIRNHDWFLKNLPTELMDENTNDTQFEEPDQPMQSDADIMRIISEATIPAAGSHSLNQYLTGSLDIDDDMDEDLETDPDLDIDSSGEIVYAM